The Acetobacter sp. DNA window ACGGCGATGGGAGAGGCTCTGTCTGTTTCGCCATACGACGCGCTGCTGGATGGTTTCGATCCGGGGATGACGCAGGACGCCATCACACCGATCTTTGAGACCATCGCTCGGGATCTGCCGCCTTTATTGCAGGAGGTGCTTGAACGGCAGAAGAGAACTGGAGAAACTTCCTCGGTTGGTAACGCTCCTTTTCCGATTGCGGATCAGGAGAAACTTGGCGTGTCCATGATGCGGCAGGTTGGCTTCGACATGGCGCGTGGACGGCTGGATGTCAGTGCTCATCCATTCTGTGGGGGTGCTACGGATGATGTGCGTATCACGACACGGTATGAGGCCGATGACTTTCTTCCGGCCTTCCTCGGCGTGATGCACGAAACCGGGCATGCTCTGTATGAACAGGGATTGCCGACCGCGTGGCAGGGCCAGCCCGTTGGGCGGGCGAGGGGGATGACGCTGCATGAGAGCCAGTCTCTGCTGATGGAGATGCAGGTTACGCGGTCCCGTTCTTTTGCGACATTTGCCGCGCCTGTCATGGCTTCTGCATTTGGTGAACGGGGTTCATGGAATCCGGACGTTCTCTATCGACGCATGACGCGGGTCAGTCCCGGCTTTATCCGTGTGGATGCGGACGAAGTGACCTATCCGGCGCATATCATCGTTCGTTACGAGCTTGAGGTCGCCTTGATCGAAGGACGGCTGGCTCTGAAGGATCTTCCTGACGCATTCAACGCCCGTATCAAGGATATGCTGGGTCTGGATGTTCCTGATGACCGGCGCGGATGTTTGCAGGACATTCACTGGCCACTGGGTCTGTGGGGTTATTTCCCCTGTTACGCGCTGGGGGCTCTGACGGCGGCGCAACTGTTCGCGGCAGCAAAGGCGGCGTTGCCGGATATCGAGGATGAAATCCAGCGTGGCGAATTCGGCAATCTTCTGGCGTGGCTTCGCGTGTCAGTGCATGAGCGTGGCAGCAGTGCTTCGACGCAGGATATTATCAGCGCAGCCACAGGAAAGCCGCTGGGAGCTGAAGACTATCTGCGTCATGTTCGGTTGCGTTATGTCGATGGAGAGAGGTAAGTTTCTTATATAAAAGAATTTTTCAGATAGAATGATTGTCTGTGGTGACTGGGCGGCCGCATGAGAGAGAAATTCCGTATGGATGTTTCTCTCTCATGCGTGTTGGATGGAACTGAGACCAGTTGTGATTTTCCACTGTGCAAGGCAGGTCTCGTATGAAGCCTGTAACGTAAATCGTGGAAATTCTCTGAAAATATGTAGAGATACGTATCTGTCTGTTTAAAAATCCGCTGTCATTGGGTCGGGTCCAATCCGTCCGTCCGTTCGGTCCATTCGTGCGATGTCAGCCATATCCTGATTATCAAGTTCGAAGTCGAATACTGCCAGATTTTCGTCCAGACGCGACGGAGTGACAGACTTCGGTATCACAATGAATTCGTTTTGGATGTGCCAGCGGATGATAACTTGCGCGGCGGTTCTTTCATGTTTTTTCGCTATGGTCGCTATGACAGGACTGTTCAGTGTCTGACCCTGTCCAAGAGGACTCCATGCTTCCGTAAGGATTCCATGCTGCTTATGAAAATCCTGCAAGGACTGCTGTTGAAACTCGGGATGAAGTTCGATCTGGTTGATGGCAGGTGTAATTCCCGTTTCGGCGATCAGGGTTTTGATCTGGTCCGCGGTGAAGTTGGAGACGCCAATAGCGCGAATACGACCTTCATCACGCAGACGGATCATCGCACGCCAGGTTTCGGCATAAAGGTCTTTCTTTGGAACAGGCCAATGA harbors:
- a CDS encoding carboxypeptidase M32, whose product is MNAYNHLHRLFGRLSALEDAGGLLSWDRDTMMPEGASGRRATVMATLGGLQHEMLTAPEVADWLETASADGDVWKQANLSEMKRIHARAVAVPGDLVEALSKAGSEAEMIWRKARVDNDFGSLLPSLQTVLDLTRESATAMGEALSVSPYDALLDGFDPGMTQDAITPIFETIARDLPPLLQEVLERQKRTGETSSVGNAPFPIADQEKLGVSMMRQVGFDMARGRLDVSAHPFCGGATDDVRITTRYEADDFLPAFLGVMHETGHALYEQGLPTAWQGQPVGRARGMTLHESQSLLMEMQVTRSRSFATFAAPVMASAFGERGSWNPDVLYRRMTRVSPGFIRVDADEVTYPAHIIVRYELEVALIEGRLALKDLPDAFNARIKDMLGLDVPDDRRGCLQDIHWPLGLWGYFPCYALGALTAAQLFAAAKAALPDIEDEIQRGEFGNLLAWLRVSVHERGSSASTQDIISAATGKPLGAEDYLRHVRLRYVDGER
- a CDS encoding aldo/keto reductase, with translation MVKQPFLSLNAGIDMPQVGLGVWQTPPEKTTSIVHYAINAGYLAVDTASIYGNEEGVGEALADRPEIFLTTKLWNADQGFDSTLRAFEQSVQKLRRDVIDLYLIHWPVPKKDLYAETWRAMIRLRDEGRIRAIGVSNFTADQIKTLIAETGITPAINQIELHPEFQQQSLQDFHKQHGILTEAWSPLGQGQTLNSPVIATIAKKHERTAAQVIIRWHIQNEFIVIPKSVTPSRLDENLAVFDFELDNQDMADIARMDRTDGRIGPDPMTADF